A part of Acidobacteriota bacterium genomic DNA contains:
- a CDS encoding chemotaxis protein CheW, with product VTSVQEFAHKVENLLDLGRSGQIVVGPPEIDVILRAVDLLTTMITGLTGALAGQPRPDVSAEIAALVTTVDRLATEGRAAKASAAGALPVTPAETQAPAAEAAEPGALGQAAEFPLSSESLSSAVEPAVEPAAQPPAPGPAAAGPVAPRRPTEDLAGQASVKVDTRKLDNLVDMVGELVIVQSIIHADPALVGMADERLSRNLAQLRRITSDLQRNAMSMRMVPIRQTFQKMARLVRDLGKKSDKVVELILSGEDTELDRKVVEDINDPLMHMIRNAVDHGLEPPDARVAAGKPPVGRLSLSAYHQGGNIVIAIGDDGRGLDADRILSKAVAQGLVGPKESLQPADIYPLIFRPGFSTAEKVTEISGRGVGMDVVRRNIDALRGRVDIQTTLGAGTTFFIKLPLTLAIVEGLMLKVGQERFVLPTFAVRESLRPRADQVHSVQGQPRMLQVRDSLVPLVRLGDLFEVADATTDACRGTVVVIEDDGRRVGLLVDQLLGKEEVVIKPLGQAFSHLRGVAGGAILGDGRVGLILDASGILQLSGHQNSGQAA from the coding sequence GTCACCTCCGTGCAGGAGTTCGCCCACAAGGTCGAGAACCTGCTCGATCTGGGACGGTCGGGGCAGATCGTGGTGGGGCCGCCCGAGATCGACGTGATCCTCCGCGCGGTCGATCTGCTCACGACGATGATCACGGGGCTGACGGGGGCCCTGGCGGGGCAGCCGCGTCCTGACGTCTCGGCTGAGATCGCCGCCCTCGTGACGACGGTCGACCGCCTCGCGACCGAGGGGCGAGCGGCCAAGGCCTCCGCCGCCGGCGCACTGCCTGTCACGCCTGCCGAAACCCAGGCCCCAGCCGCTGAGGCTGCGGAGCCCGGCGCGCTTGGCCAGGCTGCCGAATTCCCGTTGAGCAGTGAGTCGCTGTCGTCGGCGGTCGAGCCCGCCGTGGAGCCGGCCGCGCAACCGCCTGCGCCGGGCCCGGCGGCCGCCGGGCCCGTGGCGCCCCGCCGACCGACCGAGGACCTCGCAGGTCAGGCGTCGGTGAAGGTCGACACCCGGAAGCTCGACAACCTCGTCGACATGGTCGGCGAGCTCGTGATCGTGCAGTCGATCATCCACGCCGACCCCGCGCTCGTCGGGATGGCCGACGAACGCCTCTCGCGCAACCTTGCGCAGCTGCGCCGAATCACGAGCGACCTCCAGCGCAACGCGATGTCGATGCGGATGGTGCCCATCCGTCAGACGTTCCAGAAGATGGCCCGCCTCGTGCGCGACCTCGGCAAGAAGTCGGACAAAGTGGTGGAGTTGATCCTCTCTGGCGAGGACACCGAGCTGGATCGCAAGGTCGTCGAGGACATCAACGACCCGTTGATGCACATGATTCGCAACGCGGTCGACCACGGCCTCGAGCCGCCCGACGCACGCGTGGCGGCCGGCAAACCGCCCGTCGGACGGCTGTCGCTCAGCGCCTACCATCAGGGTGGGAACATCGTGATCGCAATCGGCGACGACGGGCGGGGCCTCGACGCGGACCGCATCCTGTCGAAGGCGGTGGCGCAAGGACTCGTCGGGCCGAAAGAGAGCCTCCAGCCCGCGGACATCTACCCCCTCATCTTCCGGCCGGGGTTCTCGACGGCCGAGAAGGTGACCGAGATCTCGGGCCGTGGCGTGGGCATGGACGTCGTGCGTCGGAACATCGACGCGCTCAGGGGTCGGGTCGACATCCAGACCACCCTCGGTGCCGGCACGACGTTCTTCATCAAGCTGCCGCTGACGCTCGCCATCGTCGAAGGGCTGATGCTGAAGGTCGGGCAGGAACGCTTCGTGCTCCCGACCTTCGCTGTGCGCGAATCGCTGCGCCCGCGCGCCGACCAGGTGCACAGCGTCCAGGGCCAGCCGCGGATGCTCCAGGTCCGCGACTCGCTCGTGCCGCTCGTCCGGCTCGGTGACCTCTTCGAGGTCGCCGACGCGACGACGGACGCCTGCCGCGGCACCGTCGTCGTCATCGAGGACGACGGCCGCCGGGTGGGGCTGCTCGTCGATCAACTGCTCGGCAAGGA
- a CDS encoding Hpt domain-containing protein: MVDSPDRFIEDIEALIGRLACEAVLDPAAAGLHDWRVSLESLAALLRQTGEASLEALASRVADASSALTEADERAPLLSAIDAAWNAFRVGRAAPATPPASECAPEDDAELEMLRMDPEIAGMFTAEALDHLGAIEATVLQLEATPGDQKLLNDVFRPFHTIKGNAGALGVTSVQEFAHKVENLLDLG; encoded by the coding sequence ATGGTCGACTCTCCTGATCGGTTCATCGAAGACATCGAAGCTCTCATCGGGCGGCTGGCCTGCGAAGCCGTGCTCGACCCGGCGGCGGCGGGCCTCCACGACTGGCGCGTCTCGCTCGAGTCGCTGGCCGCGCTGCTGCGCCAGACTGGCGAGGCCTCCCTCGAAGCCCTCGCCAGCAGGGTCGCCGACGCCTCCAGCGCCCTCACCGAGGCCGACGAGCGTGCCCCGCTCCTGTCGGCCATCGACGCGGCCTGGAACGCCTTCCGCGTCGGCCGGGCGGCGCCCGCGACGCCTCCGGCCAGCGAGTGTGCCCCGGAGGACGACGCCGAACTCGAGATGTTGCGGATGGACCCGGAGATCGCCGGGATGTTCACCGCCGAGGCACTCGACCACCTCGGGGCGATCGAGGCCACCGTCCTGCAGCTCGAGGCCACACCCGGCGACCAGAAGCTGTTGAACGATGTCTTCCGTCCGTTTCACACGATCAAGGGCAACGCCGGCGCGCTGGGCGTCACCTCCGTGCAGGAGTTCGCCCACAAGGTCGAGAACCTGCTCGATCTGGGAC